One Corynebacterium uterequi DNA segment encodes these proteins:
- the secF gene encoding protein translocase subunit SecF, which produces MSSTAHAPSRVSFFDRLYTGDGGFRIIQHSKLWYGITIALLVISVVAMLVRGFDLSIDFEGGTKVSMPAGDLVAEQVETTFEEATGVEAQLTQIVGAGDSRVLEINSDQLTEDQAEAARLAIVEAYGASGLGVSEIGVSNVSESWGSTITNRMVLSMLVFLVLAGVYVAMRLEKEMAAAALLALVVDGVVIAGLYALFGLEVSPAVVIGLLTVLTFSIYDTVVVFDKVRENTAGVLESRRATYTEQANLAVNQTIMRSLSTSVISALPIVALFVVAVWLLGIGTLRDLAVIQLIGVVEGLLSSLFLATPLLVTIVTRQRRYRRHTAEVLRYRAAEAGANGAEGASGLADAGHDEEEETRPDRAKRTVITPRGVHPGSGETATTWRPNRS; this is translated from the coding sequence ATGAGCAGCACCGCCCACGCACCCAGCCGAGTATCCTTTTTCGATCGCCTCTACACCGGCGACGGCGGGTTCCGCATCATCCAGCACAGCAAGCTGTGGTACGGCATCACCATCGCTCTCCTCGTCATTTCCGTCGTCGCCATGCTGGTGCGCGGTTTCGACCTCAGCATCGACTTCGAGGGCGGCACTAAGGTGTCCATGCCTGCCGGAGACCTTGTGGCTGAGCAGGTCGAGACCACGTTTGAGGAGGCGACGGGTGTCGAGGCCCAGTTGACCCAGATCGTTGGCGCCGGTGACTCCCGCGTGCTGGAGATCAACTCCGACCAGCTCACCGAGGACCAGGCGGAGGCCGCCCGGCTTGCCATCGTGGAGGCCTACGGCGCCTCCGGGCTCGGGGTGAGCGAGATCGGCGTGTCCAACGTCTCCGAGTCGTGGGGATCGACGATCACCAACCGCATGGTCCTGTCGATGTTGGTGTTCCTGGTCCTGGCCGGCGTGTACGTCGCCATGCGCCTGGAGAAGGAAATGGCCGCCGCGGCGTTGCTGGCCCTCGTGGTGGACGGCGTCGTCATCGCCGGGCTCTACGCCCTGTTCGGGCTGGAGGTCTCCCCGGCGGTTGTCATTGGCCTGCTGACGGTGTTGACCTTCTCCATCTATGACACGGTGGTGGTTTTCGACAAGGTTCGAGAAAACACCGCCGGTGTGTTGGAGTCTCGGCGGGCAACGTATACCGAGCAGGCCAACCTGGCCGTTAACCAGACCATCATGCGTTCGCTGTCGACGTCGGTGATCTCGGCGCTGCCCATCGTGGCGTTGTTCGTGGTTGCCGTGTGGCTGCTGGGGATCGGTACGCTGAGAGACCTGGCCGTCATTCAGCTCATCGGCGTCGTCGAAGGCTTGTTGTCCTCGCTGTTCCTGGCCACCCCGCTGCTGGTGACCATTGTCACTAGGCAGCGCCGCTACCGGCGCCACACAGCCGAAGTGTTGCGCTACCGGGCCGCCGAGGCTGGCGCGAACGGTGCAGAAGGGGCTTCCGGCCTCGCGGACGCGGGGCATGATGAAGAGGAAGAGACCCGACCGGATCGAGCCAAGCGCACCGTGATTACCCCGAGGGGTGTCCACCCCGGGTCCGGCGAGACCGCTACCACGTGGCGGCCGAATCGCTCGTAG
- the secD gene encoding protein translocase subunit SecD has translation MAAQERRTGGAGHAKRAWPKRAIGLFILILATVYGLIFLTGDKSLAPRLGIDLQGGTRITLVPQGDNPTPEQLSQARTILENRVNGMGVSGAEVVADGSTLVITVPGEDASQAQAVGQTSQLLFRPVAQPGLPDVLSMPTATEEMANRWVEHGILTPEEAQAGLDKLVSGLNALLKQQDPAAEEIATPQVSAQPPAPVSNAIEAGDRREEQIEVLLADRQSSDPTVQAAASSLLVCTPDRTDPLAGTDDPAKPLVTCDPANGQPYVLEPAPLLSGVTDEDGPRLTGDQIDADRPITGGYNPETGQMEISFSFETEGKANGSATWAELTTENLQEQVAITLDSQVISAPVIQSATPYGSATSITGDFTQEEATALANNLRYGALPLSFAGENGEPGGTTQTIPPQLGAAALKAGIIAGLVGFALIAVYVFFYYRLFGLISLVTLALATALSYGLIVLLGRWIGYSLDLAGVAGLIIGLGTTADSFVVYYERIKDEIRAGRTVRSAVHRGWDRAKQTIVTGNVVTLIGAVVVYALAVGEVRGFAFTLGLMTIFDILVTFLITAPLAMLAVRSRFWSKGSVNGLGAMIRYAEAQRERQRADGAVETTNEEN, from the coding sequence GTGGCAGCACAAGAGCGGCGCACAGGTGGAGCCGGGCACGCGAAACGCGCGTGGCCGAAGCGCGCCATAGGCCTTTTCATCCTCATTCTGGCGACCGTCTACGGCCTTATCTTCCTCACCGGCGATAAGTCCCTAGCGCCCCGCCTGGGCATCGACCTGCAGGGTGGCACCCGCATCACGCTCGTGCCGCAGGGTGACAACCCCACCCCGGAGCAGCTGTCCCAGGCACGCACCATTCTCGAAAACCGAGTCAACGGCATGGGCGTCTCGGGCGCCGAGGTCGTCGCCGATGGCTCCACCCTGGTCATCACCGTTCCCGGTGAGGACGCCAGCCAGGCGCAGGCCGTCGGCCAGACCTCCCAGCTGCTGTTCAGGCCCGTGGCCCAGCCGGGGTTGCCCGACGTGCTCTCCATGCCCACGGCGACCGAAGAGATGGCTAACCGGTGGGTGGAACACGGCATCCTCACGCCCGAGGAGGCGCAGGCCGGCCTCGATAAGCTGGTATCTGGCCTCAACGCGCTGCTCAAGCAACAGGACCCGGCGGCCGAGGAGATCGCCACCCCGCAGGTCAGCGCACAGCCCCCCGCCCCGGTCAGTAACGCCATCGAGGCAGGCGATCGCCGCGAGGAGCAGATCGAGGTCCTGCTGGCGGATCGCCAGTCGAGCGATCCCACCGTGCAGGCTGCGGCCTCGTCGCTGCTCGTCTGTACCCCGGACCGCACGGACCCGCTCGCCGGCACCGACGATCCGGCTAAGCCCTTGGTCACCTGTGATCCGGCGAACGGCCAGCCCTATGTGCTTGAACCCGCCCCGCTGTTGTCCGGGGTGACCGACGAGGACGGTCCGCGCCTGACTGGTGATCAGATCGACGCCGATCGTCCGATCACCGGCGGTTACAACCCGGAAACCGGTCAGATGGAGATTAGCTTCTCCTTCGAGACCGAAGGAAAGGCCAACGGCTCCGCCACGTGGGCTGAGCTGACCACGGAGAACCTCCAGGAACAGGTCGCTATCACCTTGGACTCGCAGGTCATCTCCGCGCCGGTTATCCAGTCGGCCACCCCTTACGGCTCGGCGACGTCCATCACCGGCGATTTCACCCAGGAGGAGGCGACCGCCCTGGCTAACAACCTCCGCTACGGCGCGCTGCCGCTGTCCTTCGCCGGCGAAAACGGTGAACCGGGCGGCACCACCCAAACCATCCCGCCGCAGTTGGGTGCCGCGGCCCTCAAGGCGGGCATCATCGCCGGCCTCGTGGGTTTCGCACTCATCGCCGTGTACGTCTTCTTCTACTACCGCCTCTTCGGCCTCATCTCCCTGGTGACCCTTGCACTGGCCACGGCCTTGTCCTACGGCCTCATTGTGCTGCTGGGTCGCTGGATTGGGTACTCGCTGGACCTCGCCGGCGTGGCGGGCCTCATCATCGGCCTGGGTACGACGGCGGACTCCTTCGTCGTCTACTACGAGCGCATCAAGGACGAGATCCGGGCCGGACGCACCGTCCGCTCCGCGGTGCACCGAGGATGGGACCGCGCGAAGCAGACCATTGTCACGGGTAACGTCGTCACCCTCATCGGCGCGGTGGTGGTGTATGCCCTCGCCGTCGGCGAGGTGCGCGGCTTCGCCTTCACCCTCGGCTTGATGACTATCTTCGACATTTTGGTGACCTTCCTGATTACCGCCCCGCTGGCGATGCTCGCGGTCCGGAGCCGGTTCTGGTCCAAGGGAAGTGTCAACGGCCTGGGAGCCATGATCCGGTACGCGGAAGCGCAGCGCGAACGGCAGCGCGCCGACGGCGCCGTCGAGACGACGAACGAGGAGAACTAA
- the yajC gene encoding preprotein translocase subunit YajC, translating into MDLLFLIVIFAVFLLPTFFMARKQRQAQAQVLQMQAALSVGDAVITASGLHGVIVGLDETVVDLDIADDVVVTVERASIARVNPVPVDNADIVEPAAEPVAGNAEGVDYSEERPTSAEDRVLGDTTDEDRR; encoded by the coding sequence ATGGACCTTTTGTTTCTTATCGTCATTTTTGCCGTCTTCTTGCTTCCGACGTTCTTCATGGCCCGGAAGCAGCGTCAGGCGCAGGCCCAGGTTCTGCAGATGCAGGCCGCGCTGTCGGTAGGTGACGCGGTGATTACCGCTTCCGGGCTGCACGGTGTGATCGTCGGGCTCGATGAGACCGTCGTGGACCTAGACATCGCCGACGACGTCGTGGTCACCGTCGAGCGGGCCAGCATCGCCCGAGTGAACCCGGTGCCGGTCGATAATGCGGACATCGTCGAGCCGGCGGCCGAACCGGTGGCGGGCAACGCCGAAGGTGTTGACTACTCGGAGGAGAGGCCGACCTCGGCGGAAGACCGGGTGCTTGGGGACACCACTGACGAGGACCGTCGCTAG
- the ruvB gene encoding Holliday junction branch migration DNA helicase RuvB gives MAHIERTEFQLPDVTPVSPQQQPGERDVEKSLRPKSLAEFIGQPKVRTQLGLVLSGARQRSVTPDHILLSGPPGLGKTTMAMIIAQELGTSLRMTSGPALERAGDLAAMLSNIMEGDVLFIDEIHRIARPAEEMLYMAMEDFRIDVIVGKGPGATSIPLEIPPFTLVGATTRAGMLTGPLRDRFGFTAQMEFYDVADLTQVVTRAAEILDVRIDADAAVEIASRSRGTPRIANRLLRRVRDYADVYDDGQVTVTAARAALEVFDVDSAGLDRLDRAVLGALVRSHGGGPVGVNTLAVGVGEEPSTVEEVCEPYLVRAGFMSRTGRGRVATAKAWRHLGLEPPAGTIGLD, from the coding sequence ATGGCGCACATCGAACGCACAGAGTTTCAACTGCCCGACGTCACACCGGTCAGCCCCCAGCAGCAACCCGGTGAGCGTGACGTCGAAAAGTCGCTGCGCCCCAAGTCCCTGGCGGAATTTATCGGCCAGCCCAAGGTCCGCACCCAGCTAGGCCTCGTGCTTTCCGGGGCGAGGCAGCGATCGGTGACCCCGGATCACATCCTGCTGTCCGGGCCGCCTGGCCTGGGTAAGACGACGATGGCGATGATTATCGCCCAGGAGCTCGGCACGAGCCTCCGGATGACCTCCGGCCCTGCGCTGGAGCGCGCAGGCGACCTGGCGGCGATGCTCTCCAACATCATGGAGGGCGACGTGTTGTTCATCGATGAAATCCACCGCATCGCCCGTCCAGCCGAAGAGATGCTGTACATGGCCATGGAAGATTTTCGCATCGACGTCATCGTCGGCAAGGGCCCAGGCGCAACGAGCATTCCGCTGGAAATCCCACCCTTTACCCTCGTCGGTGCCACCACCCGCGCGGGCATGCTGACCGGCCCCTTGCGCGACCGTTTCGGCTTCACCGCCCAGATGGAGTTCTACGACGTTGCCGATCTCACACAAGTGGTGACCCGGGCGGCGGAGATCCTCGACGTGCGAATCGATGCCGACGCCGCGGTAGAGATCGCCTCCCGCTCCCGGGGAACGCCCCGCATCGCCAACCGGCTACTGCGGCGGGTGCGCGATTATGCCGACGTGTACGACGACGGTCAGGTCACGGTGACGGCAGCCCGGGCGGCGCTCGAAGTCTTCGATGTGGACAGCGCGGGCCTGGACCGGCTCGACCGCGCCGTGCTCGGTGCCCTGGTGCGCAGCCACGGCGGGGGACCGGTGGGGGTCAACACGCTGGCGGTAGGCGTCGGTGAGGAACCGAGCACGGTGGAAGAAGTGTGCGAACCCTACCTGGTTCGCGCCGGTTTCATGTCGCGGACCGGCCGCGGCCGGGTGGCGACGGCGAAGGCGTGGCGCCACCTCGGACTAGAGCCGCCAGCGGGGACAATCGGCCTGGATTAG
- the ruvA gene encoding Holliday junction branch migration protein RuvA, producing MIACLRGNVVAIGADNAVIECAGVGYRFLAAPATLAGLRRGQEATVITHLVVKEDSLTLYGFSGEEQREMFLLLQTVSGLGPKLALACLGCFGPGEIARAVAASDAKTLQTIPGVGKRMADRLVVELKDKVAAFAPAESEAEVTAPLPAGAAQVAQQVTEALVGLGFTDRVAGPVVEGVVAENPDITTAAALRTSLAQLGRA from the coding sequence ATGATTGCCTGCCTACGCGGAAACGTCGTCGCCATCGGCGCCGATAACGCTGTCATCGAATGCGCCGGAGTGGGGTACCGCTTCCTCGCCGCCCCCGCCACGCTAGCCGGCCTGCGGCGTGGCCAGGAGGCCACGGTCATCACGCACCTCGTGGTGAAGGAAGATTCTCTCACCCTCTACGGGTTCTCCGGCGAAGAGCAGCGAGAGATGTTCCTGCTGCTGCAGACGGTGTCCGGCCTGGGGCCCAAGTTGGCCCTGGCGTGCCTGGGGTGCTTCGGCCCCGGCGAGATCGCCCGAGCCGTCGCGGCCTCGGACGCCAAAACACTCCAGACCATCCCCGGGGTGGGCAAGCGGATGGCGGACCGGCTCGTCGTCGAGCTCAAAGACAAGGTGGCCGCGTTTGCCCCGGCGGAATCCGAGGCGGAGGTTACTGCGCCGCTGCCAGCAGGTGCTGCCCAGGTGGCCCAGCAGGTGACGGAGGCGCTGGTTGGTCTCGGTTTCACTGACCGTGTGGCAGGCCCGGTGGTGGAAGGCGTCGTTGCTGAGAACCCGGACATCACCACGGCGGCTGCCCTGCGGACGTCACTCGCCCAGCTAGGCCGGGCCTAG
- the ruvC gene encoding crossover junction endodeoxyribonuclease RuvC yields MGIDPGLTRCGLSVVQAGRGRAVLPISVGVLRTPSDAELSERLLSISAGVREWIADYQPDVIAIERLFERGNVSTVIHTAHAVGVLILAAAELGIPVHHYTPSEVKKAISGNGRADKKQMTAMITRILGLSEAPKPADAADALALAVCHCWRAPVLARTASVAGHAGRPALAKERTQQP; encoded by the coding sequence ATGGGCATCGATCCGGGGCTGACCCGCTGCGGGCTGTCCGTCGTTCAGGCCGGCCGCGGCCGGGCGGTGCTGCCCATTTCCGTCGGCGTGCTGCGCACGCCCTCCGATGCGGAATTGAGTGAGCGGCTGTTAAGCATTTCCGCTGGCGTTCGCGAGTGGATTGCGGACTACCAGCCGGATGTCATTGCCATCGAGAGGCTGTTCGAGCGCGGAAATGTCTCGACCGTCATTCATACTGCTCACGCCGTCGGCGTGCTCATTCTCGCCGCCGCTGAATTGGGTATCCCGGTGCACCACTACACCCCTTCAGAGGTGAAGAAGGCGATCTCGGGCAACGGCCGGGCGGACAAAAAGCAGATGACGGCAATGATTACCCGTATCTTGGGCCTCAGCGAAGCACCGAAACCGGCCGACGCCGCCGACGCCCTAGCGCTGGCGGTGTGCCACTGCTGGCGAGCGCCAGTGCTGGCCCGCACCGCCAGTGTGGCGGGTCACGCCGGCCGCCCCGCCCTAGCTAAGGAAAGGACGCAGCAGCCATGA
- a CDS encoding YebC/PmpR family DNA-binding transcriptional regulator — protein sequence MSGHSKWATTKHKKAANDAKRSKEWAKMIKNIEVAARTGGGDPAGNPTLDDMIKKAKKASVPNDNIERARKRGAGEEAGGANWENVTYEGYGPNGVAMLIECLTDNRNRAAAEVRTAMNKNNGNLGESGSVAYMFKRVGYVVIPKGELTEDDVLMAVLDAGAEEVTDQGEFFEITSAASDVPAVRAALEGEGIEVEDSGQDFRSDVLVPLELDDAKKVQRLIDALEDSDDVQDVYTNMDLSDEVLAALEA from the coding sequence ATGTCAGGCCACTCAAAGTGGGCGACCACGAAGCACAAGAAGGCCGCCAACGACGCGAAGCGTTCGAAGGAATGGGCCAAGATGATCAAGAACATCGAGGTGGCGGCCCGGACCGGTGGCGGCGACCCGGCCGGTAACCCGACCCTCGATGACATGATTAAGAAGGCCAAGAAGGCCTCGGTCCCCAACGACAATATCGAGCGTGCCCGCAAGCGCGGCGCCGGCGAGGAAGCCGGCGGTGCGAACTGGGAAAACGTCACCTACGAGGGTTACGGACCGAATGGCGTGGCAATGCTCATCGAGTGCCTGACGGACAACCGCAACCGCGCCGCCGCTGAGGTGCGCACCGCCATGAACAAGAACAATGGCAACCTGGGCGAGTCCGGCTCGGTGGCCTACATGTTCAAGCGGGTCGGCTATGTGGTCATCCCCAAGGGCGAGCTGACCGAGGATGACGTGCTCATGGCCGTCCTCGACGCCGGCGCCGAGGAAGTCACCGACCAGGGTGAGTTCTTCGAGATCACTTCCGCCGCCAGCGACGTTCCGGCCGTTCGGGCGGCGCTGGAGGGAGAAGGCATCGAGGTGGAAGATTCCGGTCAGGACTTCCGCTCTGATGTCCTCGTGCCGCTGGAGCTCGACGACGCCAAGAAGGTCCAGCGCCTCATCGACGCTCTGGAGGACTCGGACGACGTCCAGGACGTCTACACCAACATGGACCTCTCCGACGAGGTCCTCGCCGCCCTCGAGGCCTAA
- a CDS encoding glycosyltransferase family 4 protein yields the protein MRIGLICPYSLDHPGGVQAHVLDLARVLREQGHTVGVLGPATRHADVPPYVTRGGRAWAISYNGSVARLAFGPMVLRRMRRFVTEGQFDVVHIHEPNALSYSLATLRGVCGPVVATYHASATQSALLSLSRGLLEPYLERITAGIAVSETARRWQVEQLGGDPVVIPNGVDTAFFASRSKPRRVHPDGPVDVVFLGRADEPRKGLQVLLAAARPLLDAGAVRLRVVGPAPSRREPGVDYTGRVSEEDKARILGAADVYVAPNLGGESFGIVLVEAMAAGCAVLASDLESFADVCAADSDAPAGELFRTGDVADLHAHLTALVEDPQRRADLAEQGQRRAVDFDWAVVSKQILAVYDAVATGTPVTVTRRHP from the coding sequence GTGCGCATCGGACTCATTTGTCCCTACTCCCTCGACCACCCCGGGGGAGTTCAAGCCCATGTCCTTGACTTGGCGAGGGTTCTGCGAGAACAAGGGCACACGGTCGGGGTGTTAGGGCCGGCCACGAGGCACGCGGACGTCCCGCCCTATGTCACCCGTGGCGGGCGGGCTTGGGCCATTTCCTACAACGGCTCCGTGGCGCGGTTGGCGTTTGGGCCGATGGTTCTTCGCCGCATGCGCAGGTTCGTCACCGAGGGCCAGTTTGATGTGGTCCATATCCACGAGCCCAACGCCCTGAGCTACTCCCTGGCGACGCTGCGCGGGGTGTGCGGACCGGTGGTGGCCACGTATCACGCGTCGGCGACGCAGTCGGCGCTATTGTCGTTGAGCCGCGGGCTACTCGAACCCTATCTGGAGCGGATCACCGCCGGTATTGCGGTGTCCGAGACGGCTCGACGCTGGCAGGTCGAGCAGCTCGGCGGCGACCCCGTCGTGATCCCCAACGGCGTCGATACCGCCTTCTTTGCGTCTCGGAGCAAGCCCCGGCGTGTCCATCCAGACGGCCCGGTGGACGTGGTGTTCCTCGGCCGGGCGGATGAGCCCCGCAAGGGCCTGCAGGTGCTGCTGGCGGCGGCTCGGCCCCTGCTCGACGCCGGCGCAGTGCGCCTTCGCGTGGTAGGGCCGGCGCCGAGCCGACGCGAGCCCGGCGTCGACTACACCGGCAGGGTGTCGGAGGAGGACAAGGCACGCATTCTCGGCGCCGCCGACGTTTACGTTGCCCCCAACCTCGGTGGGGAGTCCTTCGGCATCGTCCTCGTCGAGGCGATGGCCGCCGGGTGTGCTGTCCTGGCCAGCGATCTCGAGTCCTTTGCCGATGTGTGCGCGGCCGATTCCGATGCTCCGGCAGGTGAACTCTTCCGCACCGGTGACGTCGCGGACCTTCACGCACATCTCACAGCGCTTGTCGAGGATCCGCAGCGTCGGGCAGATCTGGCCGAACAGGGCCAACGCCGCGCCGTGGACTTTGACTGGGCCGTGGTGTCGAAACAAATTCTCGCCGTGTACGACGCGGTGGCCACCGGCACCCCCGTGACGGTCACGAGGAGACACCCGTGA
- a CDS encoding phosphatidylinositol mannoside acyltransferase, protein MPALSTSVWPLVLRREFTAAGYLLAWRLVGAAPEPAVRWLSDRLADVVSDHGRGMEQLRRNLSRVVGPENVTRALVRDAVRSYARYWREAFRLASIVDDPRLHARLDAGVSGRAAFERSLAAGRGVILTLPHSGNWDMAGMWLVANYGRFATVAERVKPEVLFKAFVDFRTSLGFEVIALTGSAVPPYTRLREVLEAGGVVCLLGERDLSGRGVDVSFFGETTTMPAGPAKLAVDTGAALHVVHSWFEGDGWGLSASEPIEVTTVEATTQRVADAFAANIAAHPEDWHLLQPLWPGDRRSKRAK, encoded by the coding sequence ATGCCCGCGTTGTCAACGTCGGTGTGGCCGTTGGTGCTGCGCCGCGAGTTCACCGCCGCCGGGTACTTGCTGGCCTGGCGGCTCGTCGGCGCTGCCCCGGAGCCTGCGGTGCGGTGGCTGAGCGACCGTCTGGCCGACGTAGTCAGTGACCACGGCCGGGGCATGGAGCAACTAAGGCGTAACCTGTCCCGCGTGGTCGGCCCGGAGAATGTCACCCGGGCCCTGGTGCGCGACGCCGTGCGCTCCTACGCCCGCTACTGGCGAGAAGCCTTCCGACTTGCGTCGATTGTCGACGATCCACGCTTGCACGCACGGCTCGATGCGGGAGTGAGCGGCCGGGCTGCGTTCGAGCGCTCCCTTGCCGCCGGACGAGGTGTGATCCTGACGTTGCCGCATTCGGGGAATTGGGACATGGCCGGAATGTGGTTGGTGGCGAACTACGGCCGCTTTGCGACGGTGGCGGAGCGGGTAAAGCCCGAGGTGTTGTTTAAGGCCTTCGTGGACTTTCGGACGTCGCTGGGCTTTGAGGTCATCGCTCTCACCGGCTCAGCGGTGCCGCCCTACACCCGCTTGCGCGAGGTGCTGGAAGCCGGCGGCGTGGTGTGCTTGCTGGGGGAGCGGGATCTCAGCGGCCGTGGCGTAGACGTCTCCTTCTTCGGTGAAACGACGACGATGCCGGCCGGGCCGGCGAAGTTGGCCGTCGACACGGGGGCGGCGCTACACGTCGTCCATTCCTGGTTCGAGGGCGACGGGTGGGGCCTGAGCGCCTCGGAACCTATCGAGGTCACCACCGTCGAGGCGACGACGCAGCGTGTAGCCGACGCGTTCGCGGCCAATATTGCTGCCCACCCGGAGGATTGGCACCTCCTTCAGCCGCTGTGGCCCGGGGATCGGCGCTCGAAGAGGGCGAAGTAG
- the pgsA gene encoding phosphatidylinositol phosphate synthase: MLSVHGRKPAKVFVEPIARVLLRCRVEPNTMTVVSAAAAIIIAVTLIPAGYLVWAAVLTGLFSAFDMVDGTMARLRGGGTRFGATLDASCDRITDGALFAAITWWLIYSYAAPRPLVAASLGVLVLSQVISYIKARGEASGMAMVGGLIERPERLIIALGGLGLQGLGVAYAIDVTIWLLLIGSAFTVWQRFRIAASSPLATSSIAAPEGA; encoded by the coding sequence ATGCTCAGCGTTCACGGGCGAAAGCCCGCCAAGGTGTTCGTGGAACCCATCGCCCGCGTGCTGCTGCGGTGTCGCGTTGAGCCCAACACCATGACTGTGGTCAGCGCGGCCGCCGCCATCATCATCGCGGTGACCCTGATCCCCGCCGGATATCTGGTGTGGGCCGCGGTGCTCACGGGGCTGTTCTCTGCCTTCGACATGGTCGACGGAACCATGGCTCGGTTGCGTGGCGGCGGGACTCGTTTCGGCGCCACCCTCGATGCCTCCTGTGACCGGATCACCGACGGCGCGCTGTTCGCCGCCATCACCTGGTGGCTTATCTATAGCTACGCCGCACCGCGCCCCCTGGTCGCCGCCTCGTTGGGCGTGCTCGTCTTGTCCCAGGTGATTAGCTACATCAAGGCCCGCGGCGAAGCCTCCGGGATGGCCATGGTCGGTGGTCTTATCGAACGCCCGGAGAGGCTCATCATCGCACTGGGCGGCCTCGGACTGCAGGGATTGGGCGTCGCGTATGCCATCGACGTCACGATCTGGCTTCTGTTGATCGGTAGTGCCTTCACGGTGTGGCAGCGGTTCCGCATCGCGGCGTCGTCGCCGCTGGCCACGAGCTCGATCGCCGCGCCCGAGGGAGCGTAG
- a CDS encoding HIT family protein has translation MPEYVDFGAGTPDRLLRLWAPYRSAYITKRAGRGGDPFVDIPKGTDEEGLIIARGEFVYALLNLYPYNAGHLMVVPYRKVANLEDLTSEESGELMEFAQEAVRTLKRVSRPEGINVGFNLGRAAGGSVSDHLHLHVVPRWPGDSNFMTVLDSTKVLPALLADTRALLAEAWVQGAQEAQAGAGEV, from the coding sequence GTGCCGGAGTACGTGGACTTTGGCGCCGGCACCCCGGACCGGTTGCTCCGGCTGTGGGCGCCGTATCGCTCGGCCTACATCACCAAAAGAGCCGGGCGAGGCGGTGACCCTTTCGTTGACATTCCCAAGGGAACTGACGAGGAGGGCCTCATTATCGCCCGGGGCGAATTCGTGTACGCGCTGCTCAACCTCTATCCCTATAACGCAGGTCACCTCATGGTGGTGCCTTACCGCAAGGTGGCCAACCTTGAGGATCTCACCAGCGAAGAATCGGGAGAGCTCATGGAGTTTGCCCAAGAGGCGGTGCGCACGCTCAAGCGCGTGTCCCGCCCGGAGGGTATCAATGTGGGCTTCAACTTGGGCCGGGCGGCGGGTGGTTCGGTGAGCGATCACCTCCACCTCCACGTCGTCCCGCGCTGGCCCGGGGACTCCAACTTCATGACGGTGTTGGACTCCACGAAGGTACTTCCGGCGTTGCTGGCCGATACCCGCGCGTTGCTCGCCGAGGCCTGGGTCCAGGGGGCCCAGGAGGCCCAGGCTGGGGCAGGGGAGGTCTAG